A stretch of DNA from Streptomyces venezuelae:
GCCGCGCTCGCCGTCGAGGCGGGCCTCGACGAGACGGAGGCCCGGGCGGTACTCGCCGATGAGACCGCCTACGCCGAGGCCGTGCGCGCCGATGAGCGCGAGGCCGCCGCACTCGGCGCGAACGCCGTGCCGTTCTTCGTCCTGGACCGGCGCTACGGGATCTCCGGCGGGCAGCCCGCCGAGGTGTTCACCCGCGCGCTGGAGCAGGCGTGGGAGGGGTACGAGCCGGCCGGGACCGATCCGGCAGCCGAGGCGTGCGAGCCCGACGGGGCCTGCCCTGCCCCGCAGGTATAAGTAGTCCTTGGGGGAGTGGTGGAAAACTAGGCGATGGACTTTGGGATGATCCTGGCGCAGAGTGGAGCCATGGATCTTCCTCTTGCGCACGCGGAGTTCGCGCCTTCGACGACTGTCTATCTCAACACCGCGACCTGCGGGATCCTCCCGCAGAGCGCCGTGGCCGCCGTCCGGGAACTGGCCGAGGCGGCCGGGGCCGGCACGGCCGCCGGATTCGGTGACTTCGACCGGGTTGCCCGGGTGCGCGAGAGCTACGCCCGGCTGGTCGGTGTCGGCCCGGACCGGGTGTCGATCGGTTCCACCGTCGCCACCCATGTCGGCCTGATCGCCGCCGCGCTGCCCGCCGGATCCGAAGTCCTCTTCGCCGAGGGGGACTTCGCCTCGGTGATCAACCCGTTCGTGGTGCGGGGCGACCTCAAGCCCCGGTTCGTCCCGCTGGAGGCGCTCGCCGAGGCGGTCCGCGAGGACACCGCGCTGGTCGCGGTCAGCGCGGTCCAGTCCGCGGACGGACGGGTGGCCGACCTGGCGGCGATCCGCGCGGCAACCGCCGGGTACGGCATCCCGATGCTGGTGGACGCCACCCAGGCGGCCGGTTCGGTGCCCTTCGACGCGGCTCCGTACGAGTACACGGTCACGGCCGGGTACAAGTGGCTGCTCGGTTCGCGCGGAGCCTCGTACCTGACCGTCTCCGAGGCCGCTCAGGACACGCTGGTCCCGCTGCACGCGGGCTGGGTGGCGGCGAGCTCGCCCTGGGATGCGACGTACGGCCCGATGCCGGAACTCGCGCCCGACGCGAGGCGGTTCGACGAGTCCCCGGCCTTCCTCGCCTACTACGCGGCCGAGCCCTCGCTGGCCCTGCTGGAGCGGGTCGGGATCGCGGCCGTGCACGCCCACAACCTCGGCCTGGCCGCCCGCTACCGGGCGGGCCTGGCGGAACTGGGCCTCGCTCCGGTGCCGGGGGACTCTCCGATCGTCTCGGTGCCGGGGCTTGCCGAGCGGCAGCCGGAGCTGGCCCGGGCCGGGGTGCTGACGGCCGGCCGGGCCGGGGCGCTGCGGGCGTCGTTCCACCTGTACAACACGGAGGCGGATGTGGACCGGCTGCTGAACGCGCTGGCTCCCTGACGATCGCGCGCCCCACGCCCCCGCCGGCCCGCGGCGGTCAGGCGGCCGATGCGGCCGACCAGGCGGCGGTGGCGGCCGTCACGGCCGGAGTCGGAGGGAGGGACAGGGCGGTGGCCAGGGCCGTCAGGGCCGCGGTGACCGCCGGGAGCCCGGCCGCCGGGCCGTAGTGGTTGACCCGGGCCAGAGCGGGACCGGCCGCCGCCAGTGGTGCGGACGGGGCCGCCGTCAGCGCCTTCGCGACGACCAGGGGGGCGTCCGGAACCCGGAGGGTGGTGGCCACCGGGGCCGCCTCCGCCGCCTGGCCCACGTACGGGGCCAGGCCCAGCGCCGCCGCCCCCGCCCGGGTCGCCGCCGCAGCAGCCGCGTGCCGGCCCAGCACGGCCGGCAGGCCCTCCGCCGCGATCCGGCCGAGACACGCCTCCAGCGCCAGCATCTCCAGCTGCGCCGGCGCGTGCGGCAGCGCCTTGCGTCCGCCGTCGATCCAGCGCTCCTTCCAGTCCAGCAGCGACAGGTACGAGCGGCGCGGAGCAGCGGGATTGGCCGCGAAGCGGGCCCACGCCCGGTCCGAGACCGAGACCGCCGACACCCCCGCCGGGCCGCCCATCGCCTTCTGCGCGCCGATCACGCACAGGTCCACACCCCATTCGTCCGGCAGCAGCGGCTCCGCCCCCACCGAGGCCACCGCGTCCAGCATGAACAGCGCCCCGTGCGCGCGGACCACCTCGCCGATCGCCGCCACCGGGTTGGTGTTGCCCGTCGCCGCCTCCGCGTGCACCAGCGAGACGAAGTCGGTCTCCGGGTGCGCGGCCAGCGCCTCGGCGACCTGATCGGCGGTCACCGCGGTGTCGAACGGCACAGCCAGGTCGACCACCGCCGCCCCGCAGTCCCGCAGCCAGTTCCCGAACGTGTTCCCGTACGGTCCGGTCACCACGTTCAGCGCGGTGGAGCCCGGCCGCGCACCGGACCGGATGCAGCCCTCCAGCGGCAGCAGCGCCTCGCCCTGCGTGACCACCACCTCGTGCCGGGTCCCCAGGAGGTCCGCGACCCCCTGCTCGATCGAGGCGAAACGCTCCGCGGTCAGCGGGGGCAGATCCAGCAGCGGGTGGGCCGCGGGGTGGTTCACGGTGGTGCTCTCTTCGTCCGTAGGTACCGGGAGAGCGTACCCAGGACGGGCGTACCCACGACGTGCGTACAGTGCCCGTATGAGCGAAGTAGTGCATGTGAAGGGGCGCGTGCTGGTCGGGCCCGAGGAGGTCCGCGACGAGCTCTGGGTCGTCGGCGGCCGGATCAGCTACGAGCGTCCGCGCACCGCGGGGGAGACCGTCACCGTGTCCGGCTGGGTGCTGCCCGGGCTGGTGGACGCCCACTGCCACGTCGGGCTCGACCGGCACGGCCCGGTCGACGACGCGACCAGCGAGAAGCAGGCGCTGACCGACCGGGACGCCGGCACCCTGCTGATCCGGGACGCCGGTTCGCCCTCCGACACCCGCTGGATCGACGACCGCGAAGACCTGCCGAAGATCATCCGGGCCGGTCGGCACATCGCCCGTACCCGCCGCTACATCCGCAACTACGCCCACGAGATCGAGCCCGAGGACCTGGTCGCGTACGTCGGGCGCGAGGCGCGGCGCGGCGACGGCTGGGTGAAGCTGGTGGGGGACTGGATCGACCGGGATGCCGGGGACCTCACCGCCTGCTGGCCGCGGCCCGAGGTCGAGGCGGCGATCGCGGAGGCGCACCGGCTCGGCGCCCGGGTCACCGCGCACTGCTTCGCCGAGGACTCGCTGCGCGATCTGGTGGAGGCGGGCATCGACTGCATCGAGCACGCCACCGGGCTGACCGAGGACACCATTCCGCTGTTCGCCGAGCGCGGGGTGGCGATCGTGCCCACCCTGGTCAACATCGCCACGTTCCCGCACCTCGCGGACGGCGGCGAGGCCAAGTTCCCCCGCTGGTCCGCGCACATGCGGCGGCTGTACGAACGGCGCTACGACACGGTGCGGTCGGCGTACGACGCGGGCGTGCCGGTGTACGTCGGCACGGACGCGGGCGGCTCGCTGCCGCACGGCCTGGTCGCGGCCGAGGTGGCGGAGCTGGTGAAGGCCGGGATCCCGGTGCGGGACGCCCTGTCGGCGACGACCTGGGGGGCCCGGGAATGGCTGGGCCGGCCGGGGCTGGCGGAAGGGGCGCCGGCCGACCTGGTGGTGTACGGGGCGGACCCGCGGGCCGACGTGGGAGTGCTGGCGGACCCGCTGCGGGTGGTGGTCAACGGCCGGATCCACGCCTGATGCAGGGCGGGATGCGGTGCTTGACGGGACCGTGACGCCGGGGTGCGGGCGGTCGTTGGACTTTCCGCATTCCACACCTCCCGTGGGACTGGAGTGAACCCACGTTCCAGTTGGGGTGTGAAGAATCGAATATGTGCATGGAAACCACCCTTTGGGGTGAACTGACGCCAGGTTGCTGCCTGTTCACTCTCAGTGCGTAAAGATTCCGGGGTCGAGGCCGTCGGCGCGCGCAATGTCCCCCATTGGCGCCGCGCCGCCACGGCTCCAAAACTCCTTGGGGGTTCCACCACTTTGAACAGCAACACCTTCCGCATGCCCGCACTTCTGCTCGCCGCCGCCGCGCCCCTCGCCCTGTTCGCCGCCGCCCCCGCGTACGCGACCGGGAATCCGGGCGGCGGCGGTCCGGGCGGGGCCGCCGAGGGCAAGGCCGGTGCGGTGGTCCTCCGCACCGGACTGGACGTCGGCCTGCTCAACAAGACCGTCCACGTACCGCTGAAGGCCTCCCTGAACGAGGTCAACGCCCCTGCCACGGCGGAGAAGACCGCGCTGACCGTGACCCTCGACGGAGTGGAGCAGGGCAAGCCGGTGAGCGTGCTGCGCGCGGACGTGGCGAGCTCCAAGGCGACGGCGGACCGGACGCGGGCCGCCGCCGAGGTCCAGCTCGTCAATGCCAGGGTCCATGTGCCCGGCCTGCCGCTGCTCTCGCTGATCCAGGTGGAGAAGGTCACGTCCAAGGCGGTGTGCGAGGCCGGCAAGCAGCCGGTGGCGAGCTCGAACGTGCTCGGGGCGGTGACGGTGCTGGGGAAGCGGACCACGCTGTCGGCGGGCGGGACCACCAAGGTGTCGGTGCCCGGGGTGGGCGAGGTCAGCCTGGTGCTGTCCGGCACCGAGACCACCGACCGCACCGCCGCCGCGGCGGCCCTGCGACTGAAGGTCTCGGTCAACCCGCTGAAGCTGAACGTGGCGGAGGTGGACGGCGAGATCGTCCTCGCCGAGGCCCGCTGTGAGGCCCCGGGGGCGGCGTCCGCGCCGCCCCCGGCCAAGCCGAAGCCCACGCCGGGCGCGTCCACGGCCGCCTCCGAGGCCCAGCCCGCAGCCGCGCCCGCAGCCGCGCCCGCGAAGGCCGACCTGAAGCCGCAGACCTCCGGGACCCAGGCCAACCTGGCCGAGACCGGCGGCAGTTCGATGACCCCGTACGTGGCCGGCGGTGCGCTGATCCTGCTGGGTGTGGGCGCGGGCGCGCTGATCCTGAGCCGAGGCCGCGGACGCAACCAGGCCTGACGGCCGGCCCGGCCGGCCCGGCCTGCCCGGGCCGCCGACCCCGGGCGGGCCTAGCGGGTCGCGCGCTGCAAGCCCTGCCCGCCCGCCCCGCGGGACAGCACCGCCTCCGTGACCTGCCGGTCCACGGCCGTGTAGTCGCTCCGCGGGGCGGTGCTCGCGCAGGAGGTGCAGACGACCCGGAACGGCGGGCCCATGTCCGAGTACTGGGTGAAGAACTCGGCCTTCACCACCTCCCAGCGGCCCGGGTGCTCGGCGGAGGGGTTCAGGGTGAAGCGGGGGATGGAGGACTGGTTGCCGCGCTTCTTGTCGGCGGGGGTGAAGCTCGCGACCTGGTCCCCCATCCCGAACACCACCCAGGTGCCGTTGATCTTCTCGTACGGCTGCGGCACATGGTTGTGCGTGCCGATGATCAGGTCGATGTCGGGGAGTCCGCCGGTGCGGGCCGCGGTCAGCGCCTGGGCCAGCTCGCGCTGCTGGGCGTCGGGGGCGGTCTGCCACTCGGTGCCCCAGTGGATGCTGAGGACGACGACATCGGCGCCGGCGGCCCGCGCCGCCCGCGCGTCCGCGATGACCCGGTCCCGGTCGAGGAGGTTCACCGCCCAGGGCTTGTCCTGGGGGAGCGGGATGCCGTTCGTGCCGTACGTGTACGACAGCTGGGCGATCTTCGCGCCGCCGGCCTCGAGCAGCGCCGGGGCCTTGGCCTCGGCGGCCGACCGGGCCGAGCCGACGTGCTTGATGCCGACCCGGTCGAGGTGCTCGAGGGTCCGGGTGAGACCGTCGTAGCCGGCGTCCAGCGTGTGGTTCGACGCCGTCGAGCAGCTGTCGTAGCCGGTGACCTGCAGGGCGTCGGCGAGCTGGTGCGGGGCCTTGAAGGTCGGGTATCCGGTGTAGGGGCCGCCGGGCCGGCCGTACGGTATCTC
This window harbors:
- a CDS encoding aminotransferase class V-fold PLP-dependent enzyme; amino-acid sequence: MDLPLAHAEFAPSTTVYLNTATCGILPQSAVAAVRELAEAAGAGTAAGFGDFDRVARVRESYARLVGVGPDRVSIGSTVATHVGLIAAALPAGSEVLFAEGDFASVINPFVVRGDLKPRFVPLEALAEAVREDTALVAVSAVQSADGRVADLAAIRAATAGYGIPMLVDATQAAGSVPFDAAPYEYTVTAGYKWLLGSRGASYLTVSEAAQDTLVPLHAGWVAASSPWDATYGPMPELAPDARRFDESPAFLAYYAAEPSLALLERVGIAAVHAHNLGLAARYRAGLAELGLAPVPGDSPIVSVPGLAERQPELARAGVLTAGRAGALRASFHLYNTEADVDRLLNALAP
- a CDS encoding pyridoxal-phosphate-dependent aminotransferase family protein, which translates into the protein MNHPAAHPLLDLPPLTAERFASIEQGVADLLGTRHEVVVTQGEALLPLEGCIRSGARPGSTALNVVTGPYGNTFGNWLRDCGAAVVDLAVPFDTAVTADQVAEALAAHPETDFVSLVHAEAATGNTNPVAAIGEVVRAHGALFMLDAVASVGAEPLLPDEWGVDLCVIGAQKAMGGPAGVSAVSVSDRAWARFAANPAAPRRSYLSLLDWKERWIDGGRKALPHAPAQLEMLALEACLGRIAAEGLPAVLGRHAAAAAATRAGAAALGLAPYVGQAAEAAPVATTLRVPDAPLVVAKALTAAPSAPLAAAGPALARVNHYGPAAGLPAVTAALTALATALSLPPTPAVTAATAAWSAASAA
- a CDS encoding amidohydrolase family protein, with product MSEVVHVKGRVLVGPEEVRDELWVVGGRISYERPRTAGETVTVSGWVLPGLVDAHCHVGLDRHGPVDDATSEKQALTDRDAGTLLIRDAGSPSDTRWIDDREDLPKIIRAGRHIARTRRYIRNYAHEIEPEDLVAYVGREARRGDGWVKLVGDWIDRDAGDLTACWPRPEVEAAIAEAHRLGARVTAHCFAEDSLRDLVEAGIDCIEHATGLTEDTIPLFAERGVAIVPTLVNIATFPHLADGGEAKFPRWSAHMRRLYERRYDTVRSAYDAGVPVYVGTDAGGSLPHGLVAAEVAELVKAGIPVRDALSATTWGAREWLGRPGLAEGAPADLVVYGADPRADVGVLADPLRVVVNGRIHA
- a CDS encoding SCO1860 family LAETG-anchored protein, whose protein sequence is MNSNTFRMPALLLAAAAPLALFAAAPAYATGNPGGGGPGGAAEGKAGAVVLRTGLDVGLLNKTVHVPLKASLNEVNAPATAEKTALTVTLDGVEQGKPVSVLRADVASSKATADRTRAAAEVQLVNARVHVPGLPLLSLIQVEKVTSKAVCEAGKQPVASSNVLGAVTVLGKRTTLSAGGTTKVSVPGVGEVSLVLSGTETTDRTAAAAALRLKVSVNPLKLNVAEVDGEIVLAEARCEAPGAASAPPPAKPKPTPGASTAASEAQPAAAPAAAPAKADLKPQTSGTQANLAETGGSSMTPYVAGGALILLGVGAGALILSRGRGRNQA
- a CDS encoding CapA family protein → MGTAAKAGAVVAGLAVAGAAVYGGVALIGGDGGTSAQRLAPPSANPPALPGRKDRTEARPFTLVATGDIIPYPSIIQRAADDAGPRGGHDFRKILAGVKPVVEAADVAICHHEIPYGRPGGPYTGYPTFKAPHQLADALQVTGYDSCSTASNHTLDAGYDGLTRTLEHLDRVGIKHVGSARSAAEAKAPALLEAGGAKIAQLSYTYGTNGIPLPQDKPWAVNLLDRDRVIADARAARAAGADVVVLSIHWGTEWQTAPDAQQRELAQALTAARTGGLPDIDLIIGTHNHVPQPYEKINGTWVVFGMGDQVASFTPADKKRGNQSSIPRFTLNPSAEHPGRWEVVKAEFFTQYSDMGPPFRVVCTSCASTAPRSDYTAVDRQVTEAVLSRGAGGQGLQRATR